The Acidobacteriota bacterium genome includes a region encoding these proteins:
- a CDS encoding 2-(1,2-epoxy-1,2-dihydrophenyl)acetyl-CoA isomerase — protein MAYESIRYERRDAVARIVLDRPKVLNSFDRSMAKELQAALDDAESDPAVRSVLLTGAGRAFCAGQDLAEALPEQGEAPPIDGIVRESYNPLVLRIVRGSKPVVCAVNGVAAGAGANLALACDFVIAAEEAVFIQAFVRIGLVPDTGGTYLLPRLAGLARARALAMLGERLPARQAFEWGLIHEVCPAGELEERSFALARRLAAMPTRALGMIKEAFAESLGNDLESQLELEARLQAEAARTGDFAEGVRAFREKREPRFSGT, from the coding sequence ATGGCTTACGAATCGATTCGTTATGAGCGCCGGGACGCCGTCGCCCGGATCGTGCTCGACCGCCCGAAGGTCCTCAACAGCTTCGACCGTTCCATGGCGAAAGAGCTGCAGGCCGCGCTCGACGATGCGGAGTCCGATCCGGCGGTCCGGTCGGTGCTTCTCACCGGCGCGGGCCGCGCCTTCTGCGCGGGACAGGATCTGGCCGAGGCGCTCCCCGAGCAGGGCGAGGCGCCGCCGATCGATGGGATCGTTCGGGAGAGCTACAACCCGCTCGTGCTTCGTATCGTGAGAGGGAGCAAACCGGTCGTCTGCGCGGTCAACGGCGTCGCCGCGGGCGCCGGAGCCAACCTGGCGCTCGCCTGCGATTTCGTGATCGCCGCCGAGGAAGCCGTCTTCATCCAGGCCTTCGTCAGGATCGGTCTCGTGCCGGACACGGGGGGCACCTATCTGCTGCCACGCCTGGCCGGGCTCGCCCGGGCCCGGGCGCTCGCGATGCTCGGCGAGCGCCTGCCCGCCCGGCAGGCCTTCGAGTGGGGCCTCATCCACGAGGTCTGCCCCGCCGGGGAACTGGAGGAGCGTTCCTTCGCCCTGGCCCGCCGGCTCGCCGCCATGCCCACCCGCGCCCTCGGCATGATCAAGGAGGCGTTCGCGGAATCGCTGGGCAACGATCTCGAATCGCAGCTCGAACTCGAGGCGCGGCTCCAGGCCGAGGCGGCGCGCACCGGAGATTTCGCGGAGGGCGTGCGCGCCTTCCGGGAGAAGCGAGAGCCGCGATTCTCGGGGACGTGA
- the tkt gene encoding transketolase, giving the protein MSYRPDDLDLLAVNTIRGLAIDAIEKARSGHPGLPLGAAPMAYVLWQRHLRFDPSDPEWPDRDRFVLSAGHGSMLLYALLHLYGFDLPLEELERFRQWGSRTPGHPERHLTPGVEATTGPLGQGTAVAAGMAVAEAMLRARFGPALVGHRTYALVSDGDLMEGISSEAASLAGHLRLGRLIYLYDSNGISLDGPTSMTFTEDVSARYRAYGWQVLEVADGDGDLAAIDRAITEAEEDEERPSLIVVHTTIGFGSPHKAGTHAAHGSPLGEEEARLTKAALGLDPDRRFAVPDEVRSRCAEAAERGRRAHAAWRERLERSERREEFRRFLEQPAPVELAERLPRWRVGESLATRAAAGKALQAVAAALPWLVGGDADLSGSTKTEIAGAGWVAPGEWEGRNVHFGVREHAMGAIANGLAYHGGLRPFVATFLAFSDYMRPPVRLAALDRLPVVYVWTHDSIGVGEDGPTHQPVEQIAALRAIPGLHVVRPGDPNEAAAAWLYAARRTDGPTALVLSRQKLPVLEGTLERASQGLPRGAYVLAEAEGGTPDAIVIATGSELQLALAARTSLAAEGIRVRVVSMPCAEAFEEQEDAYRKEVLPPAVTARVVIEAGRSLGWHRWAGDRGVVIGVDRFGASAPGPVVMEKLGITEKAVVESVRSLVAGARG; this is encoded by the coding sequence ATGAGCTATCGACCGGACGATCTGGATCTGCTCGCGGTCAACACGATCCGAGGCCTCGCCATCGACGCCATCGAGAAGGCCCGGTCCGGGCATCCGGGGCTGCCGCTCGGAGCCGCTCCGATGGCCTACGTCCTCTGGCAGCGCCACCTCCGGTTCGATCCCTCGGATCCCGAGTGGCCGGACCGCGACCGCTTCGTTCTGTCCGCGGGACATGGCTCCATGCTTCTCTACGCGCTGCTTCACCTGTACGGCTTCGATCTGCCGCTCGAAGAACTCGAGAGGTTCCGCCAGTGGGGAAGCCGCACGCCCGGCCACCCCGAACGGCATCTCACGCCCGGTGTGGAGGCGACGACGGGCCCCCTCGGCCAGGGCACGGCGGTCGCCGCGGGGATGGCGGTCGCGGAGGCGATGCTGCGCGCCCGCTTCGGGCCGGCCCTGGTCGGCCACCGGACCTACGCTCTCGTCTCCGACGGCGACCTGATGGAGGGCATCTCCTCGGAGGCCGCCTCCCTCGCCGGCCATCTGCGGCTTGGCCGGCTGATCTACCTCTACGACTCGAACGGCATCTCGCTCGACGGTCCGACGTCGATGACCTTCACCGAGGACGTCTCGGCGCGGTACCGCGCCTACGGCTGGCAGGTGCTCGAGGTGGCGGACGGCGACGGGGATCTCGCGGCGATCGACCGCGCGATCACCGAGGCCGAAGAGGACGAGGAGCGGCCGTCGTTGATCGTGGTCCACACGACGATCGGATTCGGCTCGCCCCACAAGGCGGGAACCCACGCCGCCCACGGCTCGCCGCTCGGCGAGGAAGAAGCCCGGCTGACGAAGGCGGCGCTCGGTCTCGACCCGGATCGCCGCTTCGCGGTCCCGGACGAGGTTCGATCGCGCTGCGCCGAGGCGGCGGAGCGCGGCCGGCGCGCGCACGCCGCGTGGCGCGAGCGGCTCGAGCGCTCGGAGCGGCGCGAGGAGTTCCGGAGATTCCTCGAGCAGCCCGCCCCGGTCGAGCTCGCCGAGCGCCTGCCCCGCTGGCGCGTGGGGGAATCGCTGGCCACCCGCGCCGCGGCCGGCAAGGCGCTGCAGGCGGTGGCGGCGGCGCTGCCCTGGCTCGTCGGGGGCGATGCCGATCTGTCGGGATCGACGAAGACCGAGATCGCCGGCGCGGGGTGGGTCGCACCGGGCGAATGGGAGGGACGGAACGTCCACTTCGGCGTGCGCGAGCACGCGATGGGTGCGATCGCGAACGGTCTCGCATACCACGGGGGGCTGCGGCCGTTCGTGGCCACGTTCCTGGCATTTTCCGACTACATGCGTCCGCCGGTGCGGCTGGCCGCGCTCGATCGGCTGCCGGTCGTCTATGTCTGGACGCACGATTCGATCGGCGTCGGGGAGGACGGCCCGACGCACCAGCCGGTCGAGCAGATCGCCGCGCTGCGGGCGATTCCCGGACTGCACGTCGTTCGCCCCGGCGATCCGAACGAGGCCGCGGCGGCCTGGCTCTACGCCGCACGGCGAACGGACGGTCCGACGGCGCTGGTCCTCTCCCGGCAGAAGCTTCCGGTCTTGGAGGGCACGCTCGAGCGCGCTTCGCAGGGGCTCCCGCGCGGTGCGTACGTCCTCGCGGAGGCGGAGGGCGGAACGCCCGACGCGATCGTCATCGCGACCGGATCGGAGCTCCAGCTGGCGCTCGCCGCCCGGACGTCGCTCGCCGCGGAGGGAATCCGCGTGCGCGTCGTCTCGATGCCGTGCGCCGAGGCCTTCGAAGAGCAGGAGGACGCCTACCGGAAGGAGGTGCTGCCGCCGGCGGTCACCGCCCGCGTCGTGATCGAAGCGGGCCGCAGCTTGGGCTGGCACCGCTGGGCGGGCGACCGGGGTGTCGTGATCGGCGTCGATCGCTTCGGCGCCTCGGCGCCGGGCCCGGTGGTGATGGAAAAGCTCGGCATCACCGAGAAAGCGGTCGTCGAGAGCGTCCGCTCGCTGGTGGCCGGGGCGCGGGGCTGA
- a CDS encoding 3-hydroxybutyryl-CoA dehydrogenase, protein MAESGKPRVGIVGAGTMGGGIALVAAAAGHSVVLHDADAGALAAARGRIEQALARRAARGRLTVEEAERIGSRIGTAAGLADLEGAGVVIEAVAERLEVKREVLRAVERVAERDALLATNTSSLSIAGIGAGLSDPGRFLGMHFFNPAPAMELVEVVPALTTRPETVRRAVTLARAWGKTPVVAKDTPGFIVNRIARPFYGEALRILDEGIADAATVDWAMKEFGGFRMGPFELMDLIGNDVNFTVTETMFHAFYGEPRYRPSITQKRMVEAGRLGRKSGIGFYDYREGAVRPRPSGDEELGRRIFRRILVMLVNEAADAVFWGVTTPEEADLAMTKGVNYPKGLLRWGDEIGPAAVLDELDRLRADYGEERYRASPLLRRAVREGTTLTEAGMRGKRGGSC, encoded by the coding sequence ATGGCCGAGTCCGGGAAGCCGCGGGTGGGGATCGTCGGAGCCGGGACGATGGGCGGGGGCATCGCCCTCGTCGCCGCCGCGGCCGGGCACTCCGTGGTGCTCCATGACGCCGACGCGGGCGCACTCGCCGCGGCCCGGGGGAGGATCGAACAGGCGCTGGCCCGCCGCGCCGCCCGCGGGCGCTTGACGGTCGAGGAAGCCGAGAGGATCGGCTCCCGGATCGGCACCGCCGCCGGGCTCGCGGACCTCGAAGGCGCCGGCGTGGTCATCGAGGCGGTGGCCGAGCGCCTGGAAGTGAAACGCGAGGTCCTGCGCGCGGTGGAGCGCGTGGCGGAGCGCGATGCGCTCCTGGCGACGAACACCTCGTCGCTGTCGATCGCGGGGATCGGAGCCGGGCTTTCGGATCCCGGTCGCTTCCTAGGGATGCACTTCTTCAATCCGGCGCCGGCGATGGAGCTGGTCGAGGTGGTCCCCGCCCTGACCACCCGCCCGGAGACGGTTCGGCGGGCCGTGACGCTCGCGCGCGCCTGGGGGAAGACGCCCGTCGTCGCCAAGGACACGCCGGGCTTCATCGTCAACCGCATCGCCCGTCCGTTCTACGGGGAGGCGCTGCGGATCCTCGACGAGGGCATCGCGGACGCGGCGACCGTCGACTGGGCGATGAAGGAGTTCGGCGGGTTCCGGATGGGACCGTTCGAGCTGATGGACCTCATCGGCAACGACGTGAACTTCACCGTGACGGAGACGATGTTCCACGCCTTCTACGGCGAACCGAGATACCGGCCGTCGATCACGCAAAAGCGGATGGTCGAAGCGGGGCGGCTGGGCCGGAAGTCGGGCATCGGCTTCTACGACTACCGCGAGGGCGCGGTCCGCCCGCGCCCGTCGGGCGACGAGGAGCTCGGCCGGCGCATCTTCCGCCGCATCCTCGTGATGCTCGTCAACGAAGCCGCCGACGCCGTCTTCTGGGGCGTCACCACCCCGGAGGAGGCCGATCTCGCCATGACCAAGGGGGTCAACTATCCGAAGGGACTCTTGCGCTGGGGGGACGAGATCGGGCCTGCGGCGGTTCTCGACGAGCTCGACCGCCTCCGGGCCGACTACGGCGAAGAGCGGTACCGCGCCAGCCCTCTCTTGCGCCGCGCCGTGCGCGAGGGAACCACGCTGACAGAGGCCGGCATGCGCGGAAAGCGAGGTGGATCGTGCTGA
- a CDS encoding pyruvate dehydrogenase: MPNRGTSSEPAAADAAIDWLRVARVVLRSRALDEIEETELVPRKEVLYQFSARGHDLSQAILGSLLDDPHDGIGAYYRSRPLLLALGLPLEDAAAAPMGRSGGFSDGRDIGVVCNLPGDGGPTVLPMSGEVGSQYTPAAGWAQAIEYRRRVLGDSTYDRSIAVVHGGDGSVATNGFWSALTIATTLELPLLFYIEDNGFGISVPNTMQTPGGNIAANLASFRNLTVMEGDGTDPAGCAALVRRAVGHVRSRRGPLLLRLTVPRLSGHSGQDTQAYKPEHVLRRERENDPLPKLRRHLVPGLISEDEWEALAREAVADVERAVEAARRRPRPDPASVTRYRFAERGPSGASLPAQAGGLAAEGVELPRGTDVPSPEPPRINMLTAIRRTLEHELRVNPRLLVFGQDVAPKGGVHAATMGLQAKFGPERVFDTSLSEEGIVGRAVGMAIAGLVPVAEIQFRKYADPATEQLNNCGTIRWRTANRFAAPIVVRMPGGFAKCGDPWHSVSGEAVFAHAVGWRVAIPSNAEDAVGLLRAAMRGDDPTIFFEHRALLDAAWARRPYPGDDFVLPFGRARRVREGGDLTVVSWGAMVERCERAAERVEAGIDLIDLRTISPWDKDAVLQSVSRTKRCLIVHEDGLTCGFGAEIAATLAEEALFDLDAPVVRLAVPDVPIPYDTGLMEAVVPTTERIEAKMRELLAF, from the coding sequence ATGCCGAACCGCGGGACCAGCAGCGAACCGGCGGCCGCCGATGCGGCGATCGACTGGCTGCGAGTCGCGCGCGTCGTGCTGCGGTCGCGGGCCCTCGACGAGATCGAGGAGACGGAACTGGTCCCGCGGAAAGAGGTCCTCTACCAGTTCTCGGCGCGGGGACACGACCTGTCGCAGGCGATCCTCGGCAGCCTGCTGGACGACCCGCACGACGGGATCGGAGCCTACTACCGCTCCCGCCCGTTGCTCCTGGCGCTCGGCCTTCCCCTCGAGGACGCCGCGGCCGCGCCGATGGGGCGGTCGGGGGGCTTCAGCGACGGGCGCGACATCGGCGTGGTGTGCAACCTGCCGGGCGACGGCGGCCCGACCGTGCTGCCCATGTCGGGGGAGGTCGGCTCGCAGTACACACCCGCGGCAGGCTGGGCGCAGGCGATCGAGTACCGGCGGCGGGTCCTGGGCGACTCGACCTACGACCGCTCGATCGCGGTCGTGCACGGGGGAGACGGGTCGGTGGCGACGAACGGTTTCTGGTCCGCTCTCACCATCGCCACGACGCTCGAGCTGCCGCTCCTCTTCTACATCGAGGACAACGGCTTCGGCATCTCGGTTCCCAACACGATGCAGACCCCGGGCGGAAACATCGCCGCCAACCTCGCCTCGTTCAGGAACCTCACCGTGATGGAGGGGGACGGAACCGATCCCGCCGGGTGCGCGGCGCTCGTGCGCCGCGCGGTCGGCCACGTCCGCTCGCGCCGCGGCCCGCTGCTCCTGCGCCTGACCGTGCCGCGCCTTTCGGGGCACTCGGGCCAGGACACCCAGGCCTACAAGCCGGAACACGTCCTGCGCCGGGAGCGCGAGAACGATCCCCTGCCGAAATTGCGGCGCCACCTGGTGCCCGGGCTGATCTCCGAGGACGAATGGGAGGCGCTGGCGCGCGAAGCGGTGGCGGACGTGGAGCGCGCGGTGGAGGCCGCGCGGCGCCGGCCGCGGCCCGATCCGGCCAGCGTCACCCGCTATCGCTTCGCCGAGCGCGGACCCTCGGGCGCTTCGCTGCCGGCCCAGGCCGGAGGGCTCGCGGCCGAGGGCGTGGAGCTGCCGCGCGGTACGGACGTCCCGTCCCCGGAACCGCCGCGGATCAACATGCTGACCGCCATCCGCCGGACGCTGGAACACGAGCTGCGCGTCAACCCGCGGCTGCTCGTCTTCGGGCAGGATGTCGCGCCGAAGGGAGGGGTCCATGCCGCCACCATGGGCCTCCAGGCGAAGTTCGGGCCGGAGCGTGTGTTCGACACGAGCCTCTCCGAGGAAGGGATCGTCGGCCGAGCCGTCGGGATGGCGATCGCCGGCCTCGTCCCGGTGGCCGAGATCCAGTTCCGCAAGTACGCCGATCCGGCCACCGAGCAGCTCAACAACTGCGGAACGATCCGGTGGCGGACCGCGAACCGCTTTGCCGCTCCCATCGTGGTGCGCATGCCCGGGGGGTTCGCCAAGTGCGGCGATCCGTGGCACAGCGTGTCGGGGGAGGCGGTCTTCGCCCACGCCGTCGGGTGGCGCGTCGCGATACCGTCCAATGCAGAGGACGCGGTGGGACTGCTGCGAGCCGCCATGCGCGGAGACGACCCGACGATCTTCTTCGAGCACCGGGCTCTCCTCGACGCCGCATGGGCGCGCCGCCCCTATCCCGGCGACGACTTCGTCCTCCCGTTCGGGCGCGCGCGGCGGGTCCGCGAGGGAGGAGACCTGACCGTCGTCTCGTGGGGGGCGATGGTGGAGCGCTGCGAGCGCGCGGCGGAGAGGGTGGAGGCCGGAATCGATTTGATCGATCTCCGCACCATCTCTCCATGGGACAAGGACGCGGTGCTCCAGTCCGTGTCGCGCACGAAACGCTGCCTGATCGTTCACGAGGACGGACTGACCTGCGGCTTCGGCGCCGAGATCGCCGCGACGCTCGCCGAGGAAGCTCTGTTCGACCTGGACGCCCCGGTGGTGAGACTCGCGGTCCCGGACGTCCCGATCCCCTACGACACCGGGCTCATGGAAGCGGTCGTGCCCACCACGGAGCGGATCGAGGCGAAGATGAGAGAGCTGCTCGCCTTCTGA
- the pcaF gene encoding 3-oxoadipyl-CoA thiolase — MRDAFLVDAVRTPIGKLGGSLAPVRADDLAALPLARLLERNAGIDPAAIDDVILGCANQAGEDNRNVARMALLLAGLPPSVPGETVNRLCASGMSAVIHAARAIRLGDGDLYLAGGIEHMTRAPLVLSKAERAFGRDQRLYDTSLGWRFVNPKMRDRYGVDSMGETAENLREKYGISREEQDRFALRSQQKAAAARASGRLALEIVPVEIPQRKGEPLLFEHDEFIRPDTSMEALARLKPAFREGGTVTAGNASGLNDGACALVVASEEAAKRFGLTPRARIVGSAVVGVEPRIMGIGPVGATRRLLERTGVSLDRIDVIELNEAFAVQVLACLRELDLSPDDPRLNPNGGAIALGHPLGMSGARLLTTAMVELEQRRARYALCTMCVGVGQGMATLIERV, encoded by the coding sequence CTGAGAGACGCTTTCCTCGTCGATGCAGTCAGAACGCCGATCGGAAAGCTCGGGGGATCGCTGGCGCCCGTCCGGGCCGACGACCTGGCGGCGCTGCCGTTGGCCCGGCTGCTCGAGAGGAACGCCGGAATCGATCCGGCGGCGATCGACGACGTGATCCTCGGATGCGCCAACCAGGCGGGTGAGGACAATCGCAACGTCGCTCGGATGGCGCTGCTGCTCGCCGGGCTTCCCCCGTCCGTGCCGGGCGAGACGGTCAACCGGCTTTGTGCGTCGGGGATGAGCGCCGTCATCCACGCCGCGCGCGCGATCCGGCTCGGCGACGGCGACCTGTATCTCGCCGGCGGGATCGAGCACATGACGCGCGCTCCCCTCGTGCTCTCGAAGGCTGAGCGGGCGTTCGGCCGCGACCAGCGGCTCTACGACACCAGCCTCGGCTGGCGGTTCGTTAACCCGAAGATGCGCGACCGCTACGGCGTCGACTCCATGGGGGAGACCGCCGAGAACCTGCGCGAGAAGTACGGCATCTCCCGGGAGGAGCAGGACCGCTTCGCCCTCCGGTCACAGCAGAAGGCCGCCGCCGCGCGGGCGTCGGGCCGGCTCGCCCTCGAGATCGTTCCCGTGGAGATCCCCCAGCGCAAGGGCGAGCCGCTTCTGTTCGAGCACGACGAGTTCATCCGCCCGGACACGTCGATGGAGGCGCTCGCGCGGCTCAAGCCGGCGTTCCGCGAGGGTGGCACCGTCACCGCCGGAAACGCATCCGGCCTCAACGACGGCGCCTGCGCGCTTGTCGTCGCCTCCGAGGAGGCGGCCAAGAGGTTCGGCCTGACCCCGCGCGCGCGGATCGTCGGCTCGGCCGTCGTCGGCGTCGAGCCGCGGATCATGGGGATCGGTCCCGTGGGCGCCACGCGCCGCCTTCTGGAGCGCACGGGGGTGAGCCTGGATCGAATCGACGTGATCGAGCTGAACGAGGCGTTCGCCGTGCAGGTTCTCGCTTGTCTCCGCGAACTGGACCTTTCGCCGGACGACCCCCGCCTGAACCCGAATGGCGGCGCGATCGCGCTCGGACACCCGCTCGGCATGTCCGGCGCCCGCTTGCTGACCACGGCCATGGTGGAGCTGGAGCAGCGGCGCGCGAGGTACGCGTTGTGCACGATGTGCGTCGGCGTGGGTCAAGGGATGGCGACCCTGATCGAACGCGTGTGA
- a CDS encoding enoyl-CoA hydratase/isomerase family protein — protein sequence MIEPGRVEVNVEGGVARVTFSHPKGNSLPGATLAELAAAVRRASDDPAARVVLLQSAGERAFCAGASFDELLAVKDEAAATEFFMGFARLILAMRSCPKFVVARVQGKVVGGGVGVVAASDYALATRAASIRLSELALGIGPFVIGPVVERRIGPGPFAAAAADADWRDADWAERHGLYAQVHDSIEELDAAVSALLERLAGFSPEAMAELKRVFWEDTTGWERLLERRAAISARLVLTDRAQRTIQGMRGR from the coding sequence ATGATCGAACCGGGCCGGGTCGAAGTGAACGTCGAGGGCGGTGTCGCCCGGGTGACCTTCTCTCACCCGAAGGGAAACTCCCTTCCCGGAGCGACGCTCGCGGAACTCGCGGCCGCGGTGCGGAGAGCGTCGGACGACCCCGCAGCCCGTGTCGTCCTGCTGCAGAGCGCCGGCGAGCGGGCGTTCTGCGCGGGGGCGTCGTTCGACGAGTTGCTGGCGGTGAAGGACGAGGCAGCGGCCACGGAGTTTTTCATGGGCTTCGCGCGGCTGATCCTGGCGATGCGAAGCTGCCCCAAGTTCGTCGTCGCGCGCGTGCAGGGCAAGGTCGTCGGCGGTGGAGTCGGAGTCGTCGCCGCATCCGACTATGCGCTCGCCACGCGAGCCGCATCGATCAGACTCAGCGAACTCGCTCTCGGCATCGGGCCGTTCGTCATCGGTCCGGTGGTGGAGCGGAGGATCGGTCCCGGTCCTTTCGCCGCCGCCGCCGCCGACGCCGACTGGCGCGACGCGGACTGGGCCGAACGGCACGGCCTGTACGCCCAGGTCCATGACTCGATCGAGGAGCTGGATGCCGCGGTGTCCGCGCTGCTCGAGCGTTTGGCCGGCTTTTCGCCCGAGGCGATGGCGGAACTCAAGCGCGTGTTCTGGGAGGACACGACGGGCTGGGAACGGCTCCTCGAGCGGCGCGCCGCGATCAGCGCCCGCCTGGTGCTGACCGACCGGGCGCAGCGAACGATTCAGGGAATGCGCGGCCGCTGA
- the paaZ gene encoding phenylacetic acid degradation bifunctional protein PaaZ codes for MRVASFAQGEWIEGRGTPVVVRDAVTGDPVAEVSSEGLDFAGMLRYARAVGGPRLRAMTIHQRAAMLKELARFLLDRKQELYELSYRTGATKRDAWFDVDGGIGTLFAFSSKVRREFPDETFHVEGTPEILSRKGTFIGRHICVPLEGAALHINAFNFPCWGLLEKTAPTWLAGVPAIVKPATVTSYVAEKLVRLIVESGIVPEGALQLICGGVGDIFDHLTHQDVVTFTGSAVTGRRLKAHPSVVENSVRFNMEADSLNFCILGPDARPGTQEFDLFVQEVVREMTIKTGQRCTAIRRTLVPAELFDEAAEALSAALARVRVGDPRIEGVEMGPLVGLEQRREVRANAARLLEECRPILGDPDSCEPEGADPEKGAFFGPLLLACSDPLERAAPHEVEAFGPVNTIMPYRDLDELLELARRGRGSLVGSIFTADGEVARRVVLGTASHHGRLLVVDRHCAAESTGHGSPLPHLVHGGPGRAGGGEELGGARAVLHYMQRTALQGSPEALTLICRERHPGARGRRSSEHPFRKHFEDLEIGEEILTHRRTITETDVVNFAGISGDFFYAHTDEIAARESMFERRVAHGYLVLSVAAGLFVDPAPGPVLANYGLEGLRFIKPVYIGDTIRARLTCKRKTPKPPREGEPRQGVVAWDVEVTNQDEEVVAAYTILTLVKCRSESPTEARDARGPGRSQEP; via the coding sequence ATGAGAGTCGCGAGTTTCGCCCAGGGAGAGTGGATCGAGGGCCGGGGCACCCCGGTCGTGGTCCGGGATGCGGTCACCGGCGATCCGGTGGCCGAGGTGAGCAGCGAGGGTCTGGACTTCGCCGGAATGCTCCGCTACGCGCGGGCAGTCGGCGGGCCGCGGCTCCGCGCGATGACGATCCACCAGCGGGCCGCGATGCTGAAGGAGCTGGCCCGATTCCTCCTCGACCGCAAGCAGGAGCTGTACGAACTCTCGTACCGGACGGGTGCCACCAAGCGCGACGCGTGGTTCGATGTCGACGGCGGCATCGGCACGCTCTTCGCGTTTTCGAGCAAAGTTCGCCGCGAGTTTCCCGACGAGACCTTCCACGTGGAAGGCACGCCGGAGATCCTCTCCCGGAAGGGGACGTTCATCGGCCGCCACATCTGCGTCCCCCTCGAGGGCGCCGCGCTGCACATCAACGCCTTCAATTTCCCGTGCTGGGGGCTGTTGGAGAAGACGGCTCCCACCTGGCTGGCGGGCGTGCCGGCGATCGTGAAGCCGGCGACCGTGACCTCCTACGTGGCGGAGAAGCTCGTGCGGCTGATCGTCGAATCGGGGATCGTGCCGGAGGGCGCCCTGCAGCTCATCTGCGGGGGGGTGGGAGACATCTTCGACCACTTGACGCACCAGGATGTCGTGACGTTCACCGGGTCGGCCGTCACCGGACGCCGGCTCAAGGCCCACCCGTCGGTCGTGGAGAACTCGGTGCGGTTCAACATGGAGGCGGACTCCCTGAACTTCTGCATCCTCGGGCCGGACGCCCGCCCCGGCACCCAGGAGTTCGACCTCTTCGTTCAGGAAGTCGTGCGGGAGATGACGATCAAGACGGGCCAGCGCTGCACGGCCATCCGCAGGACGCTCGTGCCGGCGGAGCTGTTCGACGAAGCGGCGGAGGCACTCTCGGCGGCGCTGGCCCGAGTGCGCGTCGGCGACCCGAGAATCGAGGGCGTCGAAATGGGACCGCTCGTCGGCCTCGAGCAGCGGCGGGAGGTGCGCGCGAACGCGGCTCGTCTTCTGGAGGAGTGCCGGCCGATCCTCGGAGATCCCGATTCGTGCGAGCCGGAGGGAGCCGATCCCGAAAAGGGCGCCTTCTTCGGCCCGCTGCTCCTCGCGTGCAGCGACCCGCTCGAGCGCGCGGCGCCACACGAGGTGGAGGCCTTCGGGCCCGTCAACACGATCATGCCGTACCGGGACCTGGACGAACTCCTCGAGCTGGCGCGGAGGGGGCGCGGGAGCCTCGTCGGATCCATCTTCACGGCGGACGGAGAGGTGGCCCGCCGGGTGGTGCTGGGCACCGCCTCGCATCACGGGCGCCTGCTCGTCGTCGACCGGCACTGCGCGGCCGAGTCGACCGGCCACGGCTCGCCGCTGCCGCACCTCGTTCACGGCGGTCCCGGGCGCGCGGGCGGCGGAGAGGAGCTCGGCGGGGCGCGCGCCGTGCTGCACTACATGCAGCGCACCGCGCTCCAGGGCTCCCCGGAGGCGCTCACGCTGATCTGCCGGGAGAGGCATCCCGGAGCGCGCGGGCGGCGGAGCTCCGAACATCCCTTCCGCAAGCACTTCGAAGACCTGGAGATCGGTGAGGAGATCCTCACCCATCGCCGCACGATCACCGAGACCGACGTCGTCAACTTCGCCGGGATCAGCGGCGATTTCTTCTACGCCCACACCGACGAGATCGCCGCTCGCGAATCGATGTTCGAGCGGCGGGTCGCGCACGGGTATCTCGTGCTGTCGGTCGCGGCCGGCCTCTTCGTCGATCCGGCGCCGGGGCCTGTGCTGGCGAATTACGGCCTGGAAGGACTTCGTTTCATCAAGCCGGTCTACATCGGGGATACAATAAGGGCGCGCTTGACCTGCAAGCGCAAGACGCCGAAACCCCCCCGGGAAGGCGAGCCGCGCCAAGGCGTCGTGGCGTGGGACGTGGAGGTCACCAACCAGGACGAGGAGGTTGTCGCCGCCTACACGATCCTGACGCTGGTCAAGTGCCGATCGGAATCGCCGACGGAAGCTCGAGACGCGCGCGGCCCCGGGCGGAGCCAGGAGCCATGA